A window of the Chthonomonas sp. genome harbors these coding sequences:
- a CDS encoding site-specific integrase, producing the protein MAKRGRRERGSGSIYKRGSGYVAQVQDGWKENGKPQYRQVRCKSQADAVQALKELNSLLVQGRAIPVRGGHTVSSWLDVWLEEHIKVNREVKTYEFYRLMCEKRIKPYIGRIELQRVTPMDVTRLFKTIEADGASANTINAVRRTLRAAYGVAMKFGEAHDNPVAKTFAPKVRRQPKVFFDAEQVQKLLKALDGSPVENLVKFTLATGMRIGEATGLTWDGVDLKQKTVLVKTQLQRMGSKMVLKPLKTEKSLRTMPLVGHSLEAVRTERNRQEDAGFENELDLVFLNPWGRPFDPKYVNDRLHEALEASGLPRAGMHSLRHSAATFMLMAGMNLHQVSRYLGHSQIALTSNLYGHVLDGAMRDAAEQLQRAYANQPPPTH; encoded by the coding sequence ATGGCGAAGCGAGGGCGACGAGAACGAGGGTCTGGGAGCATCTACAAACGAGGCTCGGGCTACGTGGCGCAGGTGCAGGACGGCTGGAAGGAGAACGGCAAGCCGCAGTACCGTCAGGTGCGGTGCAAATCGCAGGCCGACGCCGTGCAGGCTCTCAAGGAACTCAACTCCCTCTTAGTCCAAGGTAGGGCCATCCCCGTTCGTGGCGGGCATACGGTCTCTTCGTGGCTCGACGTCTGGCTGGAGGAGCACATCAAGGTGAATCGCGAGGTCAAGACGTACGAGTTCTACCGACTCATGTGCGAGAAGCGGATCAAGCCGTACATCGGGCGAATCGAACTCCAGCGAGTGACTCCAATGGACGTCACACGGCTGTTTAAGACCATCGAAGCCGACGGCGCGAGTGCGAACACCATCAATGCCGTCCGACGCACCCTACGGGCCGCATACGGGGTTGCCATGAAGTTTGGTGAAGCTCATGACAATCCCGTCGCCAAGACCTTCGCGCCTAAGGTTCGCCGCCAACCCAAGGTGTTCTTCGATGCTGAGCAAGTGCAAAAGCTCCTCAAGGCTCTTGATGGGTCTCCCGTCGAGAACCTCGTGAAGTTCACACTCGCAACCGGGATGAGGATCGGTGAAGCAACCGGGCTTACCTGGGACGGTGTTGACCTGAAGCAGAAAACTGTCTTGGTGAAGACCCAGCTCCAGCGTATGGGATCGAAGATGGTGCTCAAGCCTCTCAAAACAGAAAAGAGCCTCCGAACGATGCCGCTCGTCGGTCATTCACTCGAAGCGGTTCGCACGGAACGCAATCGGCAGGAGGACGCTGGCTTTGAAAACGAGCTTGACCTTGTGTTCCTGAACCCATGGGGCCGCCCCTTTGACCCCAAGTACGTGAACGACCGCCTTCATGAAGCTCTCGAAGCCTCTGGTCTTCCCCGCGCCGGGATGCACTCGCTACGGCACTCCGCCGCGACGTTCATGCTCATGGCAGGAATGAACCTCCACCAAGTCAGCCGCTACCTCGGGCACTCTCAGATTGCTTTGACTTCGAACTTGTATGGGCATGTGCTGGATGGCGCGATGCGGGACGCGGCGGAGCAACTCCAGCGGGCATACGCTAATCAACCACCGCCAACTCACTGA
- a CDS encoding DEAD/DEAH box helicase family protein, with protein sequence MADPNLIQPVESPVICSPYVEPTHFWDYNRESGVADKSEGRRPSYYWYKDERDTRRQQLTLELEEQRRDMVMVNKLRRDVKRWRESQWEGATNVTKDLLRHWTRPDRQRRFFFCQIEAVETIIFLNEIRGLRRDGQRGRPRWIPDFTDEDFGTLSDGELTRMCTKMCTGSGKTVVMAMLISWAFCNRARVPSDERFPKAALVCCPNLTIKERLQVLRTDASGGDYYTEFDMIPPQYRDLLRSGKVVVTNWHSFAPESEHSEGGKSYAVVQKGEESDEAFARNRLGELYGMAPIMVLNDEGHHAYRPAPIAVELKGEDKDQREEATVWVRGLDRIHKACGVRICVDVSATPFYLKGSGYPEGEPFPWIVSDFGLVDGIESGITKIPRLPVSDTTGKPDPKYFKLWKNITKDLAASERLSNGRPKPEVVWRKAEDALLQLAGEYEKQFDAVQEASDLAQKAPPVMILVCDNTNIAQLFYENISGQTEVEDADSELDDEDSDDDGEPVTKKKKDKKRIVYGSGKVFPHLFQNSKGENRTIAIDSKRLEKVESEDPSATKDKAAKALRAIVNSVGRLGQPGQNVRCVVSVSMLTEGWDANNVTHILGLRAFGSQLLCEQVVGRGLRRMNYTSDPDTGLLPEEFVDVYGIPFSVIPYKGKTSSTPIDKPVNHIKANPERAGFEIRFPNVEGYVYALDRPLIRADIDAMEKLIIEPESTPTATFVKVAAGYAEGTASGGGIGEFIEHNRQQYYAQTHVQAIEFEIARQVVAALVGEGAQAPVGGSGRTRGFARHQLYPQVVRFVHRYVESKVMWRGTDHRELGLEKYVQRIKERLLDAIEPDDDQGEAPLMPLLNRFKPIGTTRDIDFTTTRPVHACQRSHVNAVVLDSEWEQTAAFVLEQRHDLAPFYIRNERPFLLIPYDYEGVSHYYEPDYLVRLRDGRTLVLEVKGMENDQTQAKHQAARRWVSAVNNWGKLGRWEFDVCRDPQMLATILRRL encoded by the coding sequence ATGGCCGACCCCAACCTGATTCAACCGGTCGAATCTCCGGTTATTTGTTCGCCATACGTTGAACCTACTCACTTTTGGGACTACAACCGAGAATCTGGAGTCGCCGATAAGAGCGAGGGGCGACGACCCTCTTATTATTGGTACAAGGATGAGCGCGATACTCGTCGGCAGCAGCTCACCCTAGAACTAGAGGAGCAACGACGCGACATGGTGATGGTGAACAAGCTGCGTCGTGACGTGAAACGTTGGCGCGAGTCTCAGTGGGAAGGCGCCACCAACGTGACGAAGGACTTGTTACGGCATTGGACGCGCCCCGACCGTCAGCGGCGATTTTTCTTTTGCCAGATTGAGGCGGTCGAGACCATCATTTTTCTGAATGAGATTCGAGGATTGCGCCGCGATGGGCAGCGTGGCCGACCTCGCTGGATTCCGGACTTCACCGACGAGGACTTTGGCACCCTGAGCGATGGTGAACTGACGCGTATGTGTACGAAAATGTGCACCGGCAGCGGCAAGACGGTGGTGATGGCGATGCTCATTAGCTGGGCATTCTGCAATCGAGCCCGCGTGCCAAGCGACGAACGATTTCCAAAGGCCGCCCTCGTTTGCTGCCCTAACCTTACGATCAAAGAGCGCCTCCAGGTTTTGCGGACAGACGCTTCTGGTGGAGACTATTACACCGAGTTTGATATGATTCCTCCCCAGTATCGCGACCTCTTGCGATCGGGAAAGGTGGTGGTCACCAATTGGCATTCGTTTGCCCCGGAGTCGGAGCATTCCGAGGGCGGCAAAAGTTATGCAGTGGTTCAGAAAGGGGAGGAATCCGATGAAGCCTTTGCCCGAAATCGCCTCGGAGAACTCTATGGCATGGCACCAATCATGGTGCTGAACGATGAAGGTCACCACGCTTACCGACCGGCTCCTATTGCTGTAGAACTAAAGGGGGAAGACAAAGATCAGCGAGAAGAAGCGACGGTCTGGGTGAGGGGCCTTGATCGTATCCACAAGGCATGTGGTGTGAGAATTTGCGTTGACGTCTCGGCGACGCCGTTCTATCTGAAAGGGTCGGGGTACCCGGAGGGCGAGCCATTTCCCTGGATTGTTTCCGATTTTGGATTGGTCGATGGCATTGAAAGCGGAATCACAAAGATTCCGCGCTTGCCCGTTTCTGATACAACCGGGAAGCCTGATCCGAAGTACTTTAAACTCTGGAAAAATATCACGAAAGACTTAGCGGCATCAGAACGATTGTCTAACGGTCGTCCAAAGCCCGAGGTGGTTTGGCGCAAAGCTGAGGATGCTCTGCTGCAATTGGCGGGCGAATACGAAAAGCAGTTCGATGCAGTTCAGGAGGCAAGCGATCTCGCGCAAAAGGCTCCGCCAGTGATGATTCTTGTGTGCGACAACACCAACATCGCCCAGTTGTTTTATGAGAACATTTCTGGTCAAACGGAGGTTGAGGACGCTGATAGTGAACTTGATGATGAGGACTCCGATGACGATGGTGAGCCAGTCACCAAAAAGAAGAAAGATAAAAAGCGAATTGTGTATGGTAGCGGCAAGGTATTCCCTCATTTGTTCCAGAATTCGAAGGGTGAAAATCGGACCATTGCCATCGACAGCAAACGCCTAGAGAAAGTTGAGTCAGAGGATCCGTCCGCAACAAAAGATAAGGCCGCAAAGGCCCTCCGTGCGATCGTAAACTCAGTTGGTCGCTTAGGGCAACCCGGCCAAAACGTCCGATGCGTGGTTTCTGTTTCCATGCTTACGGAAGGATGGGACGCCAATAATGTGACGCACATTTTAGGTCTGAGGGCATTTGGATCGCAGCTCCTTTGCGAACAAGTTGTTGGACGTGGTCTTCGACGGATGAACTACACGTCCGACCCTGATACTGGCTTACTACCCGAAGAGTTTGTTGATGTGTATGGGATTCCTTTTTCCGTGATTCCGTACAAGGGAAAGACTAGTTCGACCCCCATTGATAAACCCGTCAATCACATTAAGGCAAACCCGGAGCGGGCTGGTTTTGAGATCCGCTTTCCAAATGTTGAGGGATATGTTTATGCCTTGGACCGTCCCCTGATCCGTGCTGACATTGATGCAATGGAGAAGCTCATCATTGAACCGGAGTCCACTCCCACCGCTACGTTCGTGAAGGTCGCCGCGGGATATGCCGAAGGAACAGCCTCGGGTGGCGGAATTGGAGAGTTTATCGAACATAACCGGCAGCAATACTACGCTCAAACGCACGTTCAGGCAATTGAGTTTGAGATCGCTCGCCAGGTGGTCGCGGCCCTGGTTGGTGAAGGTGCGCAAGCTCCCGTCGGCGGCTCTGGTCGCACGCGCGGATTTGCCCGCCATCAACTGTATCCCCAAGTCGTACGATTCGTTCACCGGTATGTCGAGTCCAAGGTGATGTGGCGAGGTACAGACCACCGAGAACTTGGTCTTGAGAAATATGTGCAGCGAATTAAGGAGAGATTGCTCGACGCGATTGAACCCGATGATGATCAAGGCGAAGCACCCTTAATGCCCTTGTTGAATCGCTTTAAGCCCATTGGAACAACCCGTGATATTGATTTCACAACGACACGCCCGGTCCATGCTTGCCAGCGATCGCACGTGAATGCCGTCGTGCTCGATTCGGAGTGGGAGCAAACCGCAGCTTTTGTTTTAGAGCAACGGCACGATCTCGCGCCTTTCTATATTCGGAATGAGCGACCATTCCTTCTCATCCCATACGACTACGAAGGCGTCTCCCACTATTACGAGCCAGACTACTTAGTGCGACTCCGAGATGGCCGAACGCTAGTTCTGGAAGTCAAGGGGATGGAGAATGATCAGACGCAAGCCAAGCACCAGGCTGCTCGGCGGTGGGTTAGCGCTGTCAACAACTGGGGAAAGTTGGGCCGCTGGGAGTTTGATGTTTGTCGGGATCCGCAGATGCTGGCTACAATATTGCGTCGCCTGTAG
- a CDS encoding site-specific DNA-methyltransferase, producing the protein MLDEIFGADNFVSVISFRTKLGGLGSGLMPALGDYLIWFSKDIKQIKFQRIHIPRDTIGDSVWSQVEESSGLRRKILDGESDDPTKLPKNSKVFGSRALSPAGFNANATFKVAFHGKMKDPPGRAQGASWVTNEEGMKRLVRSGRCIETETTLRLANYADDFPVTELNNFWTTTSGSSDKRYVVQTSEEVIKRCILMTTRPGDLVLDPTCGSGTTAFVAEQWGRRWITIDCSRVALSIARQRLLTAKFDFYKLRSISAEDLERNPNGTWLSDPTGTINAACTFDCRTVPHITLKSIAQNQALDPIFETWEPILAERLAAANKALAESDTKELRATLLAKYDAKKKRKDKADPITDADERRWKLPETKWEEWEIPFDTDPDYPATLAEAITAYRKAWRSKMDEVNACIDARAEQEELVDQPLIEKKILRVCSPFTVEGVIPSEESIDLDTGSPIGGAPEELESFGDGDSGLQTTYEATKSEPQNSEAYIDKIVRLLRADGVLFPNNKKVTFDRLESYPTPGLHGEGEWTIDGTRHGVAVVVAPQYGSLSAKMVEDGIRFAAKRGFDALVFAGFSFDGAAQAAIQDDPDPHLRLHMAQIRPDVNMGDLLKTTTSSQIFTVSGTPRTKLTELKSGELQVEMEGVDIYDPVTNSVRSTGAEKVAAWFIDANYDGRCFCITQAFFPDKNAWGKLSKALVGTVDPERFEAFAGTVSLPFPKGSHGRVAIKVIDPRGNEVMRVHKVDGGS; encoded by the coding sequence GTGTTGGATGAAATATTCGGTGCAGACAACTTTGTATCCGTTATTTCGTTTCGCACGAAACTTGGCGGTCTAGGTTCCGGGCTCATGCCTGCATTGGGTGACTACCTTATCTGGTTTTCTAAGGATATTAAGCAGATAAAATTTCAGAGGATACACATTCCTCGGGACACCATCGGCGACTCTGTTTGGAGCCAAGTTGAAGAGTCATCGGGTCTTCGACGCAAGATACTTGACGGCGAGTCAGATGACCCAACGAAGTTGCCAAAGAACTCAAAGGTGTTTGGTTCGCGAGCTCTTAGTCCCGCTGGCTTTAATGCAAATGCTACTTTCAAGGTTGCATTTCATGGGAAGATGAAAGATCCACCCGGGAGAGCACAGGGCGCATCTTGGGTAACGAATGAAGAAGGTATGAAGAGGCTCGTGCGTTCAGGCCGCTGTATCGAAACAGAAACCACTTTGCGGTTGGCAAACTATGCGGATGATTTTCCAGTTACGGAGCTAAACAACTTTTGGACAACAACCAGCGGTTCGTCGGACAAACGGTATGTCGTTCAGACTAGCGAAGAAGTCATTAAGCGGTGCATCTTGATGACCACCCGCCCTGGAGATCTAGTGCTTGACCCCACCTGCGGCAGCGGCACGACTGCGTTCGTTGCCGAACAGTGGGGTCGCCGCTGGATTACGATTGATTGCAGCCGAGTTGCCCTTTCCATTGCTCGGCAACGGCTGCTCACGGCGAAGTTTGACTTCTACAAACTGCGAAGCATCAGTGCCGAAGACTTAGAGCGAAACCCAAACGGTACTTGGCTGAGCGATCCCACCGGCACAATCAACGCCGCGTGTACATTTGACTGCCGGACAGTCCCCCACATTACGCTCAAGAGCATTGCCCAAAACCAAGCGCTCGACCCTATCTTTGAAACCTGGGAGCCGATTCTTGCCGAGCGGTTGGCGGCGGCGAACAAGGCACTCGCCGAATCGGACACCAAGGAACTGCGCGCCACCTTGCTGGCCAAGTACGACGCAAAGAAGAAGCGCAAAGACAAGGCAGACCCCATTACCGACGCCGACGAACGCCGATGGAAACTTCCCGAAACCAAGTGGGAAGAATGGGAGATTCCTTTCGACACCGACCCCGACTATCCGGCGACCCTCGCCGAAGCCATCACCGCGTATCGCAAAGCATGGCGAAGCAAGATGGATGAGGTGAATGCCTGCATTGACGCGAGGGCCGAGCAGGAAGAACTGGTTGACCAACCCCTCATCGAGAAGAAGATTCTGCGGGTTTGCAGCCCCTTCACCGTCGAAGGCGTCATCCCCTCGGAAGAGAGCATTGACTTGGACACCGGGTCGCCCATTGGTGGCGCGCCCGAAGAACTTGAATCGTTCGGTGACGGGGATTCGGGTTTGCAAACAACTTACGAAGCCACCAAATCCGAGCCCCAGAATTCGGAAGCCTACATTGATAAGATCGTGAGATTGCTGAGGGCGGACGGTGTGCTCTTCCCCAACAACAAGAAGGTCACCTTCGATCGGCTGGAATCGTATCCCACTCCCGGTCTGCATGGCGAGGGAGAGTGGACCATTGACGGCACCCGACACGGCGTGGCGGTGGTGGTGGCACCCCAATATGGTTCGCTTAGCGCGAAGATGGTGGAAGACGGAATTCGCTTTGCCGCCAAGCGCGGATTCGACGCCTTAGTCTTCGCTGGGTTTTCGTTTGATGGCGCCGCGCAGGCTGCCATCCAAGATGACCCGGATCCACATTTGCGCTTGCACATGGCGCAAATTCGCCCCGACGTGAACATGGGCGACTTGCTGAAGACAACGACCTCGAGCCAAATCTTCACGGTCTCGGGCACACCTCGCACCAAGCTTACCGAGCTGAAAAGCGGCGAGCTTCAGGTCGAAATGGAGGGGGTTGATATCTATGACCCAGTAACGAACTCAGTTCGCTCGACTGGTGCCGAGAAGGTCGCCGCATGGTTTATTGACGCTAACTATGACGGACGTTGCTTCTGTATCACCCAGGCGTTTTTCCCCGACAAAAATGCTTGGGGCAAGTTGAGCAAGGCTCTGGTTGGCACGGTGGACCCGGAACGGTTCGAAGCCTTCGCGGGGACTGTTTCGCTGCCGTTCCCCAAGGGTTCGCATGGCCGGGTCGCCATCAAAGTGATTGACCCGCGTGGAAACGAGGTGATGCGCGTGCACAAGGTTGACGGAGGAAGTTAG
- a CDS encoding winged helix-turn-helix domain-containing protein, producing MGVGVSSSALWKAHLFGQFRVEPSGGGSPITRFESRRAIALLAYLILHDQQSHSREVLADRIWPETDPVTGRNRLKQTLASLRRLLEPPGYPAGCVFAADRTSIGLVPGAITSDYQEMLAMLNAGDTQAATKIGAAGLLPDIYDEWLDDLRLWVEAQDFQAEPELARATPATPASATKKRIPASPTPFVGRESEVKELLQSLASARLVTATGFGGIGKTRLTMEVGHQWAGGPVLFVPLAESATPSQGFAKLAEALGTKLKKPLQAVEELSATIGDEPLLLILDNLEQLVGEEWAEAMSGLLANCAELRILASSRIPLGVQGEHHVPVYPLATPGADDSLEQISAHAATQLFIDRARRTRADFQITERNVDAMRELLQALAGVPLALELCAAWAHVVSPRQMVERLSASGEMLTSRRRDAVSRQRSLHDAFATTLNLITPGQRQLLTRLSVFRGGCTLELAQLIGGEPISLSDLSGLLDAALIRRSDEDSGSRYWMLESLRDFVQADEAAQAQIPGLNERFVQHFGQLAQESRLLTKRLDLGLETEIEWIEFLDAEWENFTAAVQMGLRSGNLEAAGQICMGTDWHWVTRARDPIVAQWIGDILLAHETKQGQPLSEDAHLILSGIAGFQSRLRIDYAKVIELLKLLGEISQDTASKHARAEVLYHLGQTKMLRTDPVDFFEIMEESARLFRECGLVWREGMATRLMGTMCINLKEYDRCDEYYTKADALFLSDGRHYSRALMVFDRARVTFDREDYEATVYMLDEIRLEAERYGDIKLQARTANLRGIAEEKLGRPEDARASLCEGWGLYIGVREVPGALYPLSNLASLQCRQGELISGLPLASATLNQWRIVHGMELVDEWVDEMLEFRAAGVARFGKELTDHLWRQGESMSIDEITAFIAKLA from the coding sequence ATGGGGGTGGGGGTGAGTTCGAGCGCGCTGTGGAAGGCGCACCTGTTTGGGCAGTTTCGCGTCGAGCCGAGCGGCGGCGGAAGCCCGATCACCCGCTTCGAATCGCGCCGCGCCATCGCCCTTTTGGCGTACCTCATCCTGCACGACCAGCAGTCGCATTCCCGCGAGGTTCTCGCCGATCGAATCTGGCCGGAGACGGACCCGGTCACCGGGCGCAACCGTCTCAAGCAAACCCTGGCCTCGCTGCGACGCCTTTTGGAGCCGCCAGGCTACCCCGCCGGCTGCGTGTTCGCCGCCGATCGCACGAGCATCGGCCTGGTGCCGGGCGCCATCACGAGCGACTACCAAGAAATGCTGGCCATGTTGAACGCGGGCGACACTCAAGCCGCCACCAAAATCGGCGCGGCCGGACTGCTGCCCGATATCTACGACGAATGGCTCGACGACCTGCGGTTGTGGGTCGAGGCGCAGGATTTTCAGGCCGAGCCCGAACTCGCTCGTGCAACCCCGGCCACCCCAGCTAGTGCCACAAAGAAGCGCATTCCGGCCTCGCCGACGCCGTTTGTTGGGCGCGAATCCGAGGTCAAGGAGTTGCTGCAATCGCTCGCCTCGGCGCGATTGGTCACCGCGACCGGCTTTGGCGGCATCGGCAAAACGCGCCTCACCATGGAGGTCGGTCATCAGTGGGCGGGCGGCCCGGTATTGTTTGTGCCGCTCGCCGAATCGGCGACGCCCTCGCAAGGGTTCGCGAAGCTGGCCGAGGCCCTCGGCACCAAGCTCAAAAAGCCGTTACAAGCGGTGGAGGAACTCAGCGCCACCATCGGCGACGAGCCGCTGTTGCTCATTCTCGACAACCTGGAGCAGTTGGTCGGCGAGGAGTGGGCAGAGGCGATGTCGGGCCTGCTCGCCAACTGCGCCGAGCTGCGCATTTTGGCGTCGTCGCGCATACCGCTGGGTGTGCAGGGCGAGCACCATGTGCCGGTGTATCCGCTCGCCACTCCGGGCGCGGATGATTCGCTGGAGCAGATATCGGCTCACGCCGCCACGCAACTTTTTATTGACCGGGCGCGCCGAACTCGCGCGGATTTTCAGATCACCGAGCGCAACGTGGATGCCATGCGCGAGCTACTTCAAGCCCTGGCCGGCGTGCCGCTCGCACTGGAGCTTTGCGCGGCTTGGGCGCACGTGGTGTCGCCGCGGCAAATGGTCGAGCGGCTCAGCGCGTCCGGCGAAATGCTCACTTCGCGCCGCCGCGATGCGGTCAGTCGCCAGCGCTCGCTGCACGATGCGTTCGCCACCACCCTCAACCTCATCACGCCAGGCCAGCGGCAATTGCTGACGCGGCTCAGCGTGTTTCGCGGCGGTTGCACGCTGGAACTGGCGCAACTCATCGGCGGCGAACCGATCTCGCTCAGCGACCTGAGCGGCTTGCTCGATGCCGCCCTCATTCGTCGGAGCGATGAGGATTCGGGGTCGCGGTATTGGATGCTGGAGAGCCTCCGTGATTTCGTTCAGGCGGACGAGGCGGCGCAGGCCCAAATTCCTGGCCTCAACGAGCGGTTCGTTCAGCACTTTGGCCAATTGGCTCAGGAAAGTCGTCTGCTCACCAAGCGACTCGACCTGGGGCTGGAAACCGAAATCGAATGGATCGAGTTTCTGGATGCGGAGTGGGAGAATTTCACCGCCGCCGTGCAGATGGGTCTGCGCAGTGGAAACTTGGAGGCAGCCGGCCAGATCTGTATGGGCACCGATTGGCATTGGGTGACACGGGCTCGCGATCCGATTGTGGCGCAATGGATTGGCGACATCCTGCTGGCTCACGAAACAAAGCAAGGTCAGCCGCTGAGCGAGGATGCGCACCTGATTCTCAGTGGCATCGCCGGGTTCCAATCGAGGCTCCGGATTGACTACGCAAAGGTCATTGAATTGCTTAAGTTGCTCGGAGAAATCTCCCAAGACACGGCCAGCAAACACGCTCGTGCCGAAGTGCTTTACCACTTGGGTCAAACGAAAATGCTCCGCACCGATCCAGTTGACTTCTTCGAGATCATGGAGGAATCGGCCCGGCTGTTTCGTGAGTGCGGCCTCGTTTGGCGCGAGGGAATGGCGACCCGCCTCATGGGCACCATGTGCATCAATTTGAAGGAGTACGATCGGTGCGACGAGTACTACACCAAGGCTGATGCGTTGTTCTTGAGTGACGGACGACACTATTCGCGAGCCCTGATGGTGTTTGACCGGGCGAGGGTCACTTTCGATCGAGAAGACTATGAGGCGACGGTCTACATGCTCGATGAAATTCGCTTGGAGGCCGAGCGCTACGGAGACATCAAGTTGCAAGCGCGTACGGCGAACCTCCGCGGGATTGCTGAGGAAAAGTTAGGACGACCCGAAGATGCGCGAGCGAGTCTGTGCGAAGGGTGGGGGCTTTACATTGGCGTGCGCGAGGTTCCGGGTGCGCTGTATCCGCTCTCGAACCTGGCGAGTTTGCAATGCCGTCAAGGTGAGCTTATCTCCGGGTTGCCTCTTGCCTCCGCCACGCTCAATCAGTGGCGCATAGTTCACGGCATGGAATTGGTGGACGAATGGGTGGATGAAATGCTTGAGTTTCGGGCCGCCGGTGTCGCCCGATTCGGCAAGGAACTGACCGACCACCTTTGGCGGCAAGGCGAGTCCATGTCCATTGACGAAATCACCGCATTCATTGCTAAGCTTGCCTAG